The genome window CCCTATTTGGCAATAAGATGGCTTAGACATGAGGCTGAAGAGCTTACTCCAAGAGATTTGGAGGAAGAAGAGGAAAGAACTGCAGGATTTTTAGCAAAAATGTTTGAGAAGATATATATACCTTTATTCCAGAGCCGTCTAAAAAGATGGATATTCCTGGGTGTAATGGGATTACTACTTCTTGTATCTGTTGGAATGCTTGTTAAAAGAGCAGTTCTTGTGAAAATGTTACCTTATGACAACAAGAGTGAGCTGTTCATAGTTCTTGATATGCCTGAAGGGACAACTCTGGAAACTACATATACAGTAGCTAAAAAACTGGCTGATTACGTAAAAAATGTATCAGAGGTTAAAAACTATGTAATTTATACAGGTGTTCCTGCACCTTTTGATTTCAACGGTCTGGCACGACATTATTACCTGAGAGAAGCCCCATATTATGCAATGATAAAAGTAAATCTGATTGGAAAGCATGATAGAAAAGCCCAATCACACGAAATAGCTGAAAGAATTAGAGATGATATAGCAAAAATTGCAAAAGCAAATGGTGCGAAATATGTGGCAGTTGTGGAACCACCTCCAGGACCTCCGGTGCTTTCTCCAATAGTGGCTGAGGTATACGGTCCAGATTATAATGTTCAGCTTCAAATAGCAGAGAAGATAAAGAAGATATTTGAGGATACACCAGGAATTATTGATGTAGGAATATATGCAAATCTACCTCAAAGGGAATATATCCTGAAAATAGACAGGGAGAAGGTAAGAAAGTATCAGCTTAATGAAGAAGTAATAGTAAAAACTATGAGAGTAGCTCTGGCTGGTCATCATGTAGGATTGCTATATTCTGATAAGGATATAGAGCCTGTTAAACTCTTTGTTAGACTGGATGAAAAAAGTAGGGTTTCCCTTGAGAAAATACTTGCAATGAAAATACCAAGTCCAAAAGGTGGAATTCCAATAGGAACATTTGTTAAAGTAGAAAAGGGAAGCTCCCAGCATGATATATACAGAAAAAATCTACAAAAAGTAGTTTATGTTATAGCTAATGTTAATGATAGTGTGGGTTCACCAGTTTACCCAATTATAGACCTCTGGGATAAGATAAAAGAGATTAAAACCCCAGATGGTCAAGGGATAACTCAGCTGCTAACTCACCAGCCTGAACTGGAAGACAAATACTATGTAAAATGGGACGGAGAATGGCAAATTACATATGAGACATTTAGAGATATGGGAATTGCCTTTGCAGTTGCAATTGTAGTTCTGTATATGCTCCTTGTTGGATGGTTTGGTTCATTCAGGATGCCTGCAGTTATAATGTCACCAATTCCATTTACACTGGTTGGTATAGTTCCGGGACACTGGTTAATGGGAGCATTCTTTACGGCAACTTCTATGATTGGATTTATAGCTCTTGCAGGTATTATTCTCAGGAACTCTATACTGCTTGTTCAGTTTGCAGAGGATAAACTGAAAGAGGGATACTCTGTGGAAGAAGCACTTCTTGAAGCTGGTATAGTTAGAACAAGGCCAATTTTACTGACAGCTGCGGCAATTATCGTTGGTGCTTTTGTTATCATATTTGACCCAATATTTAATGGTCTCGCTATTGCTCTGATATTTGGAACAGGTGCTTCAACTCTGATAACACTTGTTGTTGTTCCAGTTCTGTATTACATGATTGAAAGAAAAAGAGCTCTTACACTTGGTATGGCACCAGCTGTTCCAATTGATGAAAAACCAGAAAAATAATCAGTACAGGGGCTTCTATGCCCCTTTTATTTCTTTTTTAACAGTTAAGGTTATCAATGCCCAGATATAGCTTGATATTTTTAAATTCTTTTTTGTTTAAAAAACAGAAGAATAACCAGATACTACATTCCACCCATATAAAAAATCAAATATAATGTTAAAGTCCGCTGTAAAATATAAATCTCAGTCTATTATCAGGAGGAAATATGCTAAACAGAAAATATCTTGAGGAGTGGGATAAAGAGTATTTCTGGCATCCATTTACACAGATGAAAGTTTACAGGGAAGAGGAAAATGTTATTGTTGAAAGAGGCGAAGGTGTTTATGTGTATGATATTTATGGGAATAAATATTTAGATGGGGTTGCTTCTCTATGGTGTAATGTTCACGGACATAATCATCCAAAGCTAAATCAGGCAGTTATTGAGCAGGTTCAGAAAATAGCTCACTTTACCACCCTTGGAGCTTCAAATGTCCCTGCAATAGTCTTTGCCAAAAATCTTGTGGAGATTACTCCTCCGAAACTTACAAAGGTTTTCTATTCTGAAGATGGTGCTGAGGCAATGGAAATTGCCATCAAGATTGCATACCACTACTGGCACAACAAAGGGGAAAAACGTAAAAATAAGTTTGTAACTTTATCTGAAGCTTATCACGGTGATACTATAGGAAGTGTTTCTGTAGGTGGTATAAATATATTCCACGAAAAATATAAACCTCTCCTTTTTGATGTTTATAAAATGCCTTCTCCTTATCTTGAGGCAGTCAAAAAAGTAGGGAGAGAAAAAGCTCTTGAGTATGACACAACCAAGCTTCTTATAGAAGAAGTTGAGGAATTTATATTCAAAAATCATCAGGAGATAGCGGCATTCGTCCTTGAGGCAGGAGTGCAGGGGGCAGCAGGAATTCTGCCTTTCCCCAAAGGATATCTAAAAGAAATCAGAAGAATATGTGATGAGTATAACATTCTTATGATTGTTGATGAGGTTGCAACAGGCTTTGGAAGGTCAGGTTATATGTTTGCCTCCGAGAAGGAAGGAATTGAGCCAGATATAATGGCTCTTGGAAAAGGAATAACAGGTGGATATCTTCCCCTTGCAGCCACCCTTGTAACAGATGAAATTTTTAATGCATTTTTAGGGGAGTTTGGGGAAGCAAAACATTTTTATCACGGACATACTTATACAGGAAATCCGATAGCCTGCAATGTTGCAATAGCAAATCTGGAAGTTTTTGAGGAAGAACAGACATTAAAAAAACTTCAACCAAAGATAAAACTGTTAGAGGAAAGGTTAAAAGAATTCTGGGAACTAAAACATGTAGGAGATGTTAGACAATACGGATTTATGGCAGGAGTTGAACTGGTGAAGGATAAAGAAAAGATGGAGCCTTTTCCTTATGGAGAAAGAACAGGCTTCAAGGTGGCAAAAGAGATGCTTAAAAGGGGTATATGGGTAAGACCACTTGGAGATGTTATGGTGATAATGCCTCCCCTTGTTATATCTGAGGATGAACTGAATTATTTCTTAGATATGCTTAAAGAGAGTATCAAAACACTGGAAGGTTAGGCCTTTTTAAGATATTTTTTGAATTCTTCAGGGGGTAAAGGTTTACAGAAATGGTATCCCTGATAACAATCACAGCCCAGTTCTTTCAGGGCTGTGTATTCTTCTGCTTTTTCCACTCCTTCAGCAATTGTTTTTATATCAAATATTTTTGCAATATTGATTATAGATTTAACCAGTTTGAATAATTTTTCATTCATAAGCATATTTCTAACAAAGTATATATCTATCTTCAGAAAATCTATATCTGTCTCTGCAAGGTAGTTCAGATTGGAGTATCCTGTTCCAAAATCATCTATAGCTATCTCAAATCCCAGTTTTCTCAAGGTTTCTATTTCTTTCTTGTTTTCTGCTATCTCGGCAAATTCTCTTTCTGTTAGTTCAAAAATAACGCAGTTCCTTAAATTTTCTATCTCTTCCTTGGAAAATTGTATTTTGTGATAGGAATTTTTATTATAAAACAACTCTACTAAATTTTTGATATTAGAAGGAGTTACATTAACAGAAATTTTTACAGGTTTTAAGTTTTCTTTTTTCCATTGGGTTATAATTTCATTTACTTTTTTTAAGACAAGGTCATCAATTAAAACAATCTGACCTGTCTGTTCTGCGACAGGAATAAAATCAGATGGAGATATATAATTACCATTTTCATCCTGAAGTCTTATTAGGGTTTCTGCTGCAACCACTTCACCGGTTTTAAAGGAAACAATAGGATGTAGTTTAACAAAGAATAGGTCTTTTCTTAATGCATTTTCTATAATTTCTTCCATAGATAAGAAATTTCTTGTTTTTATATACTCTTCTTTATTGAAAAATCTTATGGTGTTTTTACCCTCTTTTTTGGCTATTTCAAGGGTTCTTTCTGCTTTTAATAGGAGTTCCATTCTATATCGTGCATCTTTTGGATACTCAACCACTGCCATATTAAAATCTATGTGTAATACTTCATTTCTAACCTGCAGAGGTGTTTGGATAACATTTTTGAGTTTGTTTATAAAGTTAATTATATTTTTCCCGGTGTATATAACTGCAATTTCATCAGAACCGCTTCTGAAAATAAGGTGGAGTGTTATATTTTTTCTGATATTATCCACAAATTGTTTTAGTATTAAATCTGCAGTTTCTTCACCATAAACTTCATTTATATGTTTAAAGTTGTATATATCTATCAGAATTAAGTAAAAAGGAGTTTTTTCTGATATAAGTTCATCTAATTTTCTAAAAAGTAATCTTCTATTACCAATTCCTGTTAGGTTATCAAAATACTCCTTTCGGAATAAATCATGCTCTTTTCTTATGTAGCTGATTGCAAGAGATATATCTCCAGCTATTTCAGTAAATATTTCACTTTCTTTTAAACTCATAAATTGGGGTGTGTCTGAGTAGAGAGATAAAACAAATTCAGGTTTACCATTGACAATTATAGGAATACTGACAGCAAAGTAAACATCCATAATTTTAGAAAATTCCTGTTGGATAGAATTTTTATTGGAAAGTTTTTCTATATTTATTTTATGGGCGATTTCCTTATCAGCTTCATACATAATAGGAATGGTTTCCCTGGTAGGAGAAAATTTTTCAATAATTGCAAGTTTGAAGTCTCCGGTATCTACCAGGATTTCCAGAAGCCGCTTAAATAATAGATACACAGAAGTTGTATTTATTATAGTTCTATTTATTGAGGACAGGAGCTTATATGCTCTTTCCAGAGATATGCTTTTAGTTACATCTTGTATTATTCCAAGAGCCGCAGGTATACCTTTAACAAAAACTGTATCTGAAACCACATGAACCCATTTTATTTTTCCTTTTGGGGTTTTAATTCTTACTATATAGTCTGCAGTCTCTCTTATTCCTTTTAGTCTTTTCTCAAGGTATTTTTCTATTTTCTTCCAGTCTGGTGGATAGATAAGATTTTTTAGTTTTTGGATATCAAAATCTTTAAGTTCTTCCTCTGACATTTCTGTAATTTCTAATACTTTTGGGTTTGTAAAAATAGGTTTGAATTTTATATGCAGAAATATTCCTACCGGGGCGAGTTCCAAGATTTCCTTAAGTATTTTTTCCTTCTCATAACTATCTGTTACATTTATCAGGTAAATACATATTCTTTCGTTATAATTAAGTATCACTGTGTCTACATATTCTATTTTTTTATCTGCAGAAATTACACGGAGTTTAGGAATAAATACGAAATTTTTCCCTTTTTTCAGCTCTTCTATTTTTGTTATAAACTCATTGACCTGTCTTTTTTGAATTAAATCAACAAAATTCTTTCCTATTATATCTTTATAACCTAAGAACTCATTCTGACTTACTTGCAGAATATTTAATTCCTTATCTGTTTCTACTCTATAAATTTTTCCTTCCTCTAAGCCATACTTACTCCTTTTTGTATACAAAGCTTTCCCCCAATTTGATTTGTTTAAAAAGTTTCAGGCTTGGAGGAATACGTTCTGCATGTCCTAAAAACAAATAACCAGCAGGCTTGAGCATATTGTAGAAGGTAGATAGTATCTCTCTACGGTGTATTTCATTAAAGTAAATCAGCATATTTCTTGAGAAAATCACGTCAAATTTCCCAAGCCGTTTCATTGTGTGCTTGTCCATTACATTTACAACTTTGAATGAAACAGCTTTCCTCAGCTGGTCAATGACCTGATACTGATTTCCTATTTTCTTGAAGTATTTTTCTTTTATATGCTGGGGTAGTTTGCTAACGCTTCTTTCAGAGTATATACCCTCTTTTGCTTTCCTAATTGCTTCACTGTCTATATCTATTCCAAGCAGCATAAAATCCCTTTTTTTGATGTAATGACCTTCTTCCATTATGTAAATGGCAATACTATAGACTTCTTCCCCTGTTGAACAGGGAGCACTGAGAATATTTATAGGCTCAGTTGGAGGGCGAATTTTATCCAGCTCAGGAATTATATACTTAACAAGGGTTTTAAACTGGTATTCTTCTCTGAAAAAATATGTTTCATTTACGGTAACTGCGTTGTATAGCTCCTGTCTAAGGGATTGATTTCTTAATACATCCCTGTAAAAAGCATCAA of Persephonella sp. IF05-L8 contains these proteins:
- a CDS encoding protein-glutamate O-methyltransferase CheR, giving the protein MDVSSQQLKKLRDFIQINTGIFIDDDKLNSIYKRKIKELITKNNYKDFDAFYRDVLRNQSLRQELYNAVTVNETYFFREEYQFKTLVKYIIPELDKIRPPTEPINILSAPCSTGEEVYSIAIYIMEEGHYIKKRDFMLLGIDIDSEAIRKAKEGIYSERSVSKLPQHIKEKYFKKIGNQYQVIDQLRKAVSFKVVNVMDKHTMKRLGKFDVIFSRNMLIYFNEIHRREILSTFYNMLKPAGYLFLGHAERIPPSLKLFKQIKLGESFVYKKE
- the bioA gene encoding adenosylmethionine--8-amino-7-oxononanoate transaminase, with translation MLNRKYLEEWDKEYFWHPFTQMKVYREEENVIVERGEGVYVYDIYGNKYLDGVASLWCNVHGHNHPKLNQAVIEQVQKIAHFTTLGASNVPAIVFAKNLVEITPPKLTKVFYSEDGAEAMEIAIKIAYHYWHNKGEKRKNKFVTLSEAYHGDTIGSVSVGGINIFHEKYKPLLFDVYKMPSPYLEAVKKVGREKALEYDTTKLLIEEVEEFIFKNHQEIAAFVLEAGVQGAAGILPFPKGYLKEIRRICDEYNILMIVDEVATGFGRSGYMFASEKEGIEPDIMALGKGITGGYLPLAATLVTDEIFNAFLGEFGEAKHFYHGHTYTGNPIACNVAIANLEVFEEEQTLKKLQPKIKLLEERLKEFWELKHVGDVRQYGFMAGVELVKDKEKMEPFPYGERTGFKVAKEMLKRGIWVRPLGDVMVIMPPLVISEDELNYFLDMLKESIKTLEG
- a CDS encoding efflux RND transporter permease subunit; translation: MDKIKREYGLAGKIAKAFINSPLTPLLVLASLLMGLFAVMTTPRDEEPQIVVPMIDIMVPAPGQQAADVDKLITKPLEKIMWEVSEVEYVYSYAGDGFGITTVRFYVGTDPEDALVRLYSKLNSNMYRMPPGTMQPIIKPKSIDDVPILALTFYSDKYSSYELRRFVEQIEDEIKQLTNVTETTILGSKPKTINIYFDQAKLNAYHIMLPQVVQALQQANFTLPSGEIDENNYKVKVRTGQFLRTVEDVKNVVIGVYNNKPIFIKDVAKVFEGEGEPTNYVQFGYGVQGEGDREKIYNAVTLAIAKKTGSNAVFVAEDILHKLEQLKEKYLPKDVYVKVTRNYGETATEKANELIEHLLIATFSIVLLIAVTLGWRESLIVAVTIPVTLAIALFLSELYGYSLNRVTLFALIFSIGILVDNSIVVLENIHRWFEMRKLPPDEAAVVATDEVGNPTILATFAVIVALLPMAFVTGMMGPYMRPIPINSSVAMFFSMLVAFILTPYLAIRWLRHEAEELTPRDLEEEEERTAGFLAKMFEKIYIPLFQSRLKRWIFLGVMGLLLLVSVGMLVKRAVLVKMLPYDNKSELFIVLDMPEGTTLETTYTVAKKLADYVKNVSEVKNYVIYTGVPAPFDFNGLARHYYLREAPYYAMIKVNLIGKHDRKAQSHEIAERIRDDIAKIAKANGAKYVAVVEPPPGPPVLSPIVAEVYGPDYNVQLQIAEKIKKIFEDTPGIIDVGIYANLPQREYILKIDREKVRKYQLNEEVIVKTMRVALAGHHVGLLYSDKDIEPVKLFVRLDEKSRVSLEKILAMKIPSPKGGIPIGTFVKVEKGSSQHDIYRKNLQKVVYVIANVNDSVGSPVYPIIDLWDKIKEIKTPDGQGITQLLTHQPELEDKYYVKWDGEWQITYETFRDMGIAFAVAIVVLYMLLVGWFGSFRMPAVIMSPIPFTLVGIVPGHWLMGAFFTATSMIGFIALAGIILRNSILLVQFAEDKLKEGYSVEEALLEAGIVRTRPILLTAAAIIVGAFVIIFDPIFNGLAIALIFGTGASTLITLVVVPVLYYMIERKRALTLGMAPAVPIDEKPEK
- a CDS encoding bifunctional diguanylate cyclase/phosphodiesterase, coding for MYTKRSKYGLEEGKIYRVETDKELNILQVSQNEFLGYKDIIGKNFVDLIQKRQVNEFITKIEELKKGKNFVFIPKLRVISADKKIEYVDTVILNYNERICIYLINVTDSYEKEKILKEILELAPVGIFLHIKFKPIFTNPKVLEITEMSEEELKDFDIQKLKNLIYPPDWKKIEKYLEKRLKGIRETADYIVRIKTPKGKIKWVHVVSDTVFVKGIPAALGIIQDVTKSISLERAYKLLSSINRTIINTTSVYLLFKRLLEILVDTGDFKLAIIEKFSPTRETIPIMYEADKEIAHKINIEKLSNKNSIQQEFSKIMDVYFAVSIPIIVNGKPEFVLSLYSDTPQFMSLKESEIFTEIAGDISLAISYIRKEHDLFRKEYFDNLTGIGNRRLLFRKLDELISEKTPFYLILIDIYNFKHINEVYGEETADLILKQFVDNIRKNITLHLIFRSGSDEIAVIYTGKNIINFINKLKNVIQTPLQVRNEVLHIDFNMAVVEYPKDARYRMELLLKAERTLEIAKKEGKNTIRFFNKEEYIKTRNFLSMEEIIENALRKDLFFVKLHPIVSFKTGEVVAAETLIRLQDENGNYISPSDFIPVAEQTGQIVLIDDLVLKKVNEIITQWKKENLKPVKISVNVTPSNIKNLVELFYNKNSYHKIQFSKEEIENLRNCVIFELTEREFAEIAENKKEIETLRKLGFEIAIDDFGTGYSNLNYLAETDIDFLKIDIYFVRNMLMNEKLFKLVKSIINIAKIFDIKTIAEGVEKAEEYTALKELGCDCYQGYHFCKPLPPEEFKKYLKKA